The window CCCAAACGCTACGATGGGGCAACTTCGAAGCCAACTTTCTGATCGAGGAAAGGACTGACGCAACAATGAGCGGACGGGTTTTAGAAACCAACGTATTGGTGCTGAATCGCTTTTACATGGCGATTCGCGTGGTCAATGTTCGTCGAGCGTTGACGCTTTTGTATCGCGATTGTGCGGAAGTCATTGACAACGACGATGGACAATTCATTGGGTACGACTTCGATAGCTGGTGTGAACTGAGCCAATTGGCATCAGACCAAAAGCAACCAGAGGATGAATACATTCAGGCCGTCGGGTTTGAAATGAAGGTCCCGCGGATCACTCGATTGACCCGGTTCGATCGCATGCCGGCCCAAACGGTTCGATTCAATCGAAAGAACCTGTTCGCTCGCGATGATCACACTTGCCAGTATTGCGGCAAAGCGGAACCGACGCACAAACTCAGCCTCGATCACGTCGTGCCCCGGTCTCACGGTGGCGGAACGACTTGGGAAAACATCGTGTGTTGCTGTTTGCGTTGCAACAGTCGCAAAGGCGGACGCACGCCGCAACAAGCGCACATGAAACTGCTTTCCCGCCCGATCAAGCCTCGGTTCAATCCATTGATGACTCATTCAATGGACGACCCACGGTACGCGTCGTGGAAGACGTTCCTGCAAACGGCCAAATAGGCAATTTGGGCAAGAGCAAAACCAGCGTTTTGAGAACGAATTTCGCTTGTCACCCCGGTGGGTCGTCAGACT of the Rhodopirellula baltica SH 1 genome contains:
- a CDS encoding HNH endonuclease, translating into MSGRVLETNVLVLNRFYMAIRVVNVRRALTLLYRDCAEVIDNDDGQFIGYDFDSWCELSQLASDQKQPEDEYIQAVGFEMKVPRITRLTRFDRMPAQTVRFNRKNLFARDDHTCQYCGKAEPTHKLSLDHVVPRSHGGGTTWENIVCCCLRCNSRKGGRTPQQAHMKLLSRPIKPRFNPLMTHSMDDPRYASWKTFLQTAK